The Sesamum indicum cultivar Zhongzhi No. 13 linkage group LG6, S_indicum_v1.0, whole genome shotgun sequence genome has a segment encoding these proteins:
- the LOC105164277 gene encoding protein ODORANT1 — translation MGRQPCCDKLGVKKGPWTAEEDKKLINFILTNGQCCWRAVPKLAGLRRCGKSCRLRWTNYLRPDLKRGLLNEAEEQLVIDLHARLGNRWSKIAARLPGRTDNEIKNHWNTHIKKKLLKMGIDPVTHEPLHKETDQDPQQSHAAQKSPQSDSNHDDQTQLPGADVVPVNLDENSYSPTDQNSCSDESNLPDANLYENDPLISCLFQDDNDPPQADVSWELFPSPEENFDSLFATSWEENCPWLLDCQDFGVHDFDYGCFNDMEVNNALTSLETGNDDQ, via the exons ATGGGAAGACAGCCTTGCTGCGACAAACTCGGCGTGAAGAAGGGGCCGTGGACGGCGGAGGAGGACAAGAAACTCATCAATTTTATCCTCACCAACGGCCAATGCTGCTGGCGGGCCGTCCCCAAGCTCGCCGGCCTCCGCCGCTGTGGGAAGAGCTGCCGCCTCCGGTGGACGAATTACCTCCGCCCCGACTTGAAGCGAGGGCTGCTCAATGAGGCGGAGGAGCAGTTGGTCATTGATCTACATGCACGTCTTGGTAACAG GTGGTCTAAAATTGCAGCAAGACTGCCCGGGAGAACAGACaatgaaatcaagaatcacTGGAATACCcacataaagaaaaaactcCTGAAAATGGGAATCGACCCCGTCACGCACGAACCCCTCCACAAGGAAACTGATCAAGATCCACAACAATCTCATGCAGCACAAAAATCTCCACAATCAGACAGCAACCATGATGATCAGACACAGTTACCAGGGGCCGACGTTGTCCCTGTCAACCTCGACGAGAACTCGTATTCCCCAACCGATCAAAATAGTTGCTCTGATGAATCCAACTTACCCGACGCCAACTTGTACGAAAATGACCCGTTAATCAGTTGCCTATTCCAGGATGACAACGATCCTCCCCAAGCCGACGTCTCCTGGGAACTCTTTCCATCACCAGAAGAAAATTTCGACAGCCTCTTCGCGACGTCTTGGGAAGAAAACTGCCCCTGGCTGTTGGATTGTCAAGATTTCGGAGTTCATGACTTTGATTACGGTTGTTTCAACGACATGGAAGTTAATAATGCTCTAACATCATTAGAGACAGGGAACGACGAccagtaa